The proteins below are encoded in one region of Dioscorea cayenensis subsp. rotundata cultivar TDr96_F1 chromosome 18, TDr96_F1_v2_PseudoChromosome.rev07_lg8_w22 25.fasta, whole genome shotgun sequence:
- the LOC120281853 gene encoding thylakoid ADP,ATP carrier protein, chloroplastic-like isoform X2 gives MRGEGVLLSWRPIPGLCDDESAEIHRWNRARRRKTIVSLGGASFFASVSLAPDGNNNSDDKIQETFPRAEQLIKHPLALLALFPKDLTLFSAGAIAGALSKTLTAPLDRVKLLMQTHGLRGSGSKGIALLEAITLIHKEEGIKGYWKGNLPQVIRIIPYSAVQLFAYEIYKKILRNEDGDLSVIGRLIAGACAGMTSTFVTYPLDVLRLRLAVEPGCRTMSQVAFNMLREEGIASFYCGLGPSLIGIAPYIAVNFCIFDLMKKSLPEKYQKRPETSLATALVSATVATLMCYPLDTVRRQMQMKGSPFNSVFDALPGIVERDGFLGLYRGFVPNALKSLPSSRFVFEF, from the exons ATGAGAGGGGAGGGCGTGCTGTTGTCGTGGCGGCCCATTCCTGGCCTGTGCGATGACGAGTCGGCGGAAATTCATCGATGGAACAGGGCAAGGAGGAGGAAGACGATAGTTTCTCTTGGAGGAGCGTCATTCTTTGCCTCAGTTTCACTTGCGCCGGATGGTAACAACAACAGCGATGACAAGATCCAGGAGACGTTCCCCCGGGCGGAGCAGCTCATAAAGCATCCCCTGGCTTTGCTAGCACTGTTCCCCAAGGATCTCACCCTCTTCTCCGCAGGGGCTATCGCCGGGGCCCTTTCCAAGACCCTCACCGCCCCTCTCGATCGCGTCAAGCTCCTCATGCAG ACTCATGGGTTGCGAGGTAGCGGCAGCAAGGGTATTGCCTTACTCGAG GCCATCACTTTAATACATAAGGAGGAGGGTATCAAAGGGTACTGGAAAGGTAACCTCCCCCAG GTTATACGCATAATCCCATATAGTGCTGTGCAACTTTTTGCTTATGAAATTTACAAG AAAATTCTTAGGAATGAGGATGGTGATCTCTCTGTTATTGGGAGACTTATTGCAGGGGCATGTGCTGGGATGACGTCAACTTTT GTGACATATCCTCTGGATGTCCTGAGACTAAGACTAGCTGTTGAACCTGGATGCAGGACTATGTCTCAG GTTGCATTTAATATGCTCAGGGAAGAAGGAATTGCATCTTTTTATTGTGGTCTTGGACCTTCTCTTATTGGAATTGCACCTTACATCGCTGTGAACTTTTGCATTTTCGATCT GATGAAGAAATCATTGCCCGAGAAATACCAAAAGAGGCCAGAGACATCACTTGCTACTGCTCTGGTTTCTGCAACAGTTGCTACGCTTATGTGTTATCCTCTGGACACTGTGAGAAGACAGATGCAAATGAAAGGATCACCATTCAATAGCGTTTTTGATGCGCTTCCAG GAATCGTGGAGCGGGATGGCTTCCTTGGATTATACAGGGGGTTTGTGCCAAATGCCCTCAAAAGTCTTCCAAGCAGCAG GTTTGTATTTGAATTCTGA
- the LOC120281853 gene encoding thylakoid ADP,ATP carrier protein, chloroplastic-like isoform X1 yields the protein MRGEGVLLSWRPIPGLCDDESAEIHRWNRARRRKTIVSLGGASFFASVSLAPDGNNNSDDKIQETFPRAEQLIKHPLALLALFPKDLTLFSAGAIAGALSKTLTAPLDRVKLLMQTHGLRGSGSKGIALLEAITLIHKEEGIKGYWKGNLPQVIRIIPYSAVQLFAYEIYKKILRNEDGDLSVIGRLIAGACAGMTSTFVTYPLDVLRLRLAVEPGCRTMSQVAFNMLREEGIASFYCGLGPSLIGIAPYIAVNFCIFDLMKKSLPEKYQKRPETSLATALVSATVATLMCYPLDTVRRQMQMKGSPFNSVFDALPGIVERDGFLGLYRGFVPNALKSLPSSSIRLTAFDTVKGLITASQKELERIMEENQLS from the exons ATGAGAGGGGAGGGCGTGCTGTTGTCGTGGCGGCCCATTCCTGGCCTGTGCGATGACGAGTCGGCGGAAATTCATCGATGGAACAGGGCAAGGAGGAGGAAGACGATAGTTTCTCTTGGAGGAGCGTCATTCTTTGCCTCAGTTTCACTTGCGCCGGATGGTAACAACAACAGCGATGACAAGATCCAGGAGACGTTCCCCCGGGCGGAGCAGCTCATAAAGCATCCCCTGGCTTTGCTAGCACTGTTCCCCAAGGATCTCACCCTCTTCTCCGCAGGGGCTATCGCCGGGGCCCTTTCCAAGACCCTCACCGCCCCTCTCGATCGCGTCAAGCTCCTCATGCAG ACTCATGGGTTGCGAGGTAGCGGCAGCAAGGGTATTGCCTTACTCGAG GCCATCACTTTAATACATAAGGAGGAGGGTATCAAAGGGTACTGGAAAGGTAACCTCCCCCAG GTTATACGCATAATCCCATATAGTGCTGTGCAACTTTTTGCTTATGAAATTTACAAG AAAATTCTTAGGAATGAGGATGGTGATCTCTCTGTTATTGGGAGACTTATTGCAGGGGCATGTGCTGGGATGACGTCAACTTTT GTGACATATCCTCTGGATGTCCTGAGACTAAGACTAGCTGTTGAACCTGGATGCAGGACTATGTCTCAG GTTGCATTTAATATGCTCAGGGAAGAAGGAATTGCATCTTTTTATTGTGGTCTTGGACCTTCTCTTATTGGAATTGCACCTTACATCGCTGTGAACTTTTGCATTTTCGATCT GATGAAGAAATCATTGCCCGAGAAATACCAAAAGAGGCCAGAGACATCACTTGCTACTGCTCTGGTTTCTGCAACAGTTGCTACGCTTATGTGTTATCCTCTGGACACTGTGAGAAGACAGATGCAAATGAAAGGATCACCATTCAATAGCGTTTTTGATGCGCTTCCAG GAATCGTGGAGCGGGATGGCTTCCTTGGATTATACAGGGGGTTTGTGCCAAATGCCCTCAAAAGTCTTCCAAGCAGCAG TATTAGGTTGACTGCCTTTGATACCGTAAAAGGTTTAATTACTGCTAGCCAGAAAGAACTGGAAAGAATTATGGAGGAGAACCAACTGAGCTAA